gccaGCCACCAAGTAGTGAGGACAGATGGCTACGTGATGTCATGCAACTTATGTGACATTTTCTGAGGTTGTTTTCCTCacctttaaattaaatatatttcatactaCTTATTTCACAGGGTATTGTGAAGATTGAATATGTAAAACACAGAccagaatgcctggcacataataagcttTCATGCGATGTGGCTAATACTGGTGGTGGTAGTGGAAGCTATAGGAATTGACTGGATGTGAGATGTGAAGGAAAGAGGGGAATCGAGGATGATTCCTAGGTTTTTCGCTTGAATAACTGAGGAGGTGATGGTACCATTTACTGAGTTTGGGGACAATGAAGGAAAGGCTGTGGAGAgcaaggacattttctttttcttggactAAAGGTGCTTAAGCCTCAAAGTGGTAATATTAAAATTCTCTCTCAATTGCTTATAAACACAGCATtccccttccattctttcttctctaaattacttcaaacttttttttgttgttctaagTAATTCCTTCCTGGAACATGAAAAGTTGTTGAAGTAAAAATGATAGGAATTCCAGAGTCCAAATTACTGTGCAATCAATGGCCATATAATTCTGGATGAGTCACTGTTCATAATGAAGTGAGGGCAAGCATTACAAAGAACAGCAGCAGGACAAAATCCACTCAGGTAGTTCTCACTTTTGTTTTAGAGAGCACAATTTGCAAACATTAGGGAGGATTTGTGCAATCAACATGAAATAAGATATGCATTGGGGGTTATGAGAAATGGCAAGGTACTTCTATTAATTCTGAGTGAAGATTTACCGATAACTGAAGTGCTCAGGCTTGACGAAATTACATTTCTGTTCCCATTCTCAGACTCCCAGTGGTTTCACTGACACAAGGAAGGGTAAATGTGTGATGCAAGTCTGGTGCGCACTTAGCTTGCATTTAGTTACTAGTCCACAGACTCATTAATAACCATCTTCTTTATAAAACTGGTTTCACCATTCTTTACATCATAATAGAACTACTCATTTTATCCAAGGAATATTTGGTCTTCGGATTCTGGCACTTTCCAGGATTCTCCAAATCCATTAAGAAATGCTCCAACAATGTATACTACTTTGAATCTGAATGGAGGACCACACGGGGCAATTCAAAGTACAATGGAGAGGTTCACTTGGTAACCAAGCTGGGATCCAAACCCCTGGGCGCAGTCTGTACTCACAGTGCACTGCTCCCACCCTCAACTCTTTATCCTTAAAACAAAGGCTTTTTCCCAAAGATGATCATGAAGTTCTGTTCTGGTTATATGATAATTTGATTCTAGTAAGCTGCTACGGGTAAGAAAAGTctgggttttctttccctttattcttgGTAAAGATGAATTGCAAATGAACCATCCGCAGGAGATTTTACAGACAGGTTTGTACCAGTATTTTCTTGGGTTATTATGAAGCGGTTCCTTCTATCACTGTGATGTATAAAACTAGCTATGGGGGACTAAACCTTTGAACTTAATTAACATCAGCCAAGCATGCTAATAAAGCTACTTGAGGTAAAACTGGTTCACGAAATAATCATAAGGAAgtacaatatatatattgtcCACCAAACTTCCTCCCActacagaaatagagaaatgagGTTTTTTCAGAGGTAGTTGCTACATTTACCATAACTATTGAATTTCTTCAATActgtttaatttccttttttcccccctactaTAGTATGTGTCATGCAAGAATCTATTCACACTGACTAGACTTGAATACCGGGTGGTCAGAGAATTTTCAGTCTGGAATTTAGCATCCCTGTCCTGAACAGCAGAGCCTGGGCTGGTGTAAACGACTCATACAGGTAAGACTGATCACTTAACCTCTAGCTTAAAAGTTTACTCTATAAAAACTCTAATAGGACTAAAGtgtttacattttgaaaactgaTCATTACGGTCTTTTTACCTCCTTTCTGTTTGGAAGTGTTTGCTAAGTGTGAAatacaaaagcaaaggcaacagtAATAGATAGCAGCAGACGCCGTATGAGGCGGTGTAGTTTGCAAAAAGGGAATACAGAAGCACTATTACCTTTTTGGATTTTAATATATAGTGCATTATCTGCACATGGCTGGGGGGTAGGGTTCTTTTTTAATATCGTTAGAAAAGGAAGCTTCATTTCTCACATAAAAATCTACTTGGATCAAATAAGTTTTTCTTAGGAAAtaaactggcttatttcactttctaTTTGACTAATTTTTAAATCAGTCAAGTTACAGGTTAGGCTTTACATATTTACAACTGGTAATACACTAACTGCaaccagattctttttttctgttttaatgtttatttatttttgagagagagacagacagacacacagaataagaagccggctccaggctctgagctgttaacacagagcccaatgtggggcttgaacccacgaaccatgagatcatgacctgagctgaactcagaagcttaatcaactgagccacccagacacccctgcaaCCCAATTCTAATTTGCTAGGCTGTCCTGGACTCAGATATAAACTCACACTGAACCATATGGACtgttttctcaataaaaattgcaaagaaataaaatgatagacaTTAATTAAGGGTCTCAGTATTGAACCTAGAGACACTGTACAGCTCTCAAGCTTTCAAGCCCTTGCGTGGGGACTGCTTagctgaaaaaattatttaaaaattataataatgtatttggaagaaaactctatttttttttttttttaaagattttatttgtaagtaatctctatacacaatgtggagctcgaactcacagtcccAAGCATCAAAAGTTGCGAGCTCCAACAACCGGGCGCCCAGGTGCCCTCCCTTCCCTATTTCTGTAATCCAAgatgcaaatattaaaaagtgtGCCTCtgaagaggggtagagagtgaaATAGCTCTAAGGGGCTGTGGGCATATAAGAAGGTGGTGCATGGCATCTCAGAAGGCAGATGCATGGGAACATTTTTGTGTTTATCAAGACaggatgtaatttaaaaaaagattgagaatCCCCACTCTagatttttataaaagagaatgTGGTACCTAGAAAGCTATggtgataaaaacagaaatgtggtACATTCTGAATATAGCTCATGATTCTTATCTGACCAGAATCCAATAACTTGTTATTCCCACCTGAAaggaacaaaggataaaaataataatgaaaaagagttTGTGTGTGACTCTTCAACACTTCATGTGTACCATTTGATgcaagaaagatttaaaaataagacataggggcccctgtctggctcagttagaagagcgtgtgactcttgatctcagggtcatgagtttgagccccacgttgggtgtagagcttactaaaaataaacaaacttaaaaaaaattaaaatgaaacataaaaaaagcaaaatccacGCCTGCATTTATGCTATGattaaaatatcttctaaaaaatCATATTCTTTGAAAAACCAAGATACTAAATTATACACAAAGACACATGAGGGCACTCTAACCAACAAGCGTAGCAACTACAGTTTTGACatagaattttaaagatttttttaaaaaattgaagtatgGCAGTTTagcattaaacatttaaaataagaaattactgATGCCTTTTGGTAAAGACCCTGAAATTTTGGTGTCTATCCTTGGTCAACCGTACCTGCCTTCTGTTCAATCCAGGACCTTGTCGGAGTATTTGTGTAGAattaagtttacttcttttttttttttaaacttcaaaatttttatttaaattctagttagttaacattagtgtaatattggtttcaggagtagaattcagtgattcatcacttacatacaacacccagtgctcatcacaacaagtgccctccttaaagcccatcaccctggggtgcctgggtggctcagacaattaagcatcctattcttgattttaggctcaggtcatgatctcacagttcgtgaattcaagccccacccacatcaggctccatgctgatggtgtggagcctgcttgggatcctctctctctctgccccccacccccacctcactcatgcttgtgctctctctcaaaaataataaacttaaaacaaataccatcacccatttagcccatcccccacacaaGTTTACTTGTGAAATACAAACAGAGAGGATTCCAATAGTATTAGATTATAGATAGGTGCTTTAATCTAGCCATGAAAAGACACCATTTTGAAAAGCATGTACAATTTATGTACAATTAAGGTGataattaaaaatcattcttctattaatgtggccacaaaatattttttgcaacttTCCTTTGGCCAGTATGTAGTGCTTGCATgtgccttaaaatattttaattaccttTCTAGGCAGAAGCCAAAGAATGATAAATCTCAGGAATTTAACTATTTGTATCAAATTTTGGTTTTTAGACCAAGGCACTATCCAGAATCACCTCTTTTATTTCCAGTGGACAACTGTGATTAGAAAAGGTGAGAAAGCCTCTGTACTTTCCCTTTCCATCCAGTACATTTacattactattttatttcatccaaTGCTTTGGAAAAACTATTCAAATACCatctataattttaatattaaatgtcTGCAATTCTGTTCTAGCACCTGtgacaaaattcaagaaaatttgcTATAAATGAATAACAACTCAACATGTATTCAACCATCCAGGATCTCTTCCATGGCTCTACCAATCATTTATACCTTCCTCTGCATCATTGGTCTCTttggaaattctctctctcaatggGTATTAACAAAAATAGGCAAGAAGACATCAACGCACATCTACCTAGCACATCTTGTGACTGCGAACTTGCTTGTGTGTAGTGCCATGCCTTTCATGGGTATCTACTTCCTGAAAGGTTTTCAATGGGAATATCGATCTGCACGATGCACGGTGGTCAATTTTTTGGGTACTCTATCCATGCACGTGAGTATGTTTGTCAGCGTCTTAATTTTAAGTTGGATTGCCATAAGCCGCTATGCCACCTTAATGAAAAAGGATTCAGTCCAAGAGACCACTTCGTGCTATGAGAGAGTATTTTATGGCCACTTACTGAAAAAATTTCGCCAGCCCAACTTTGCTAGAAAACTGTGTGTTTACATATGGGGAGTTGTACTCGGCATAATTATTCCAGTTATCATATACTACTCAGTTGTAGAGGctacaaaaggagaagagaacgTGTGCTATAATCGGCAGACAGAACTAGGCGCCGTGATCTCTCAGACCGCAGGTCTCATTGGAACCACATTtattggattttcatttttagtcGTACTAACATCATACTACTCTTTTGTCAGCCATCTGAGAAAAATAAGGACCTGCACATCCATTACGGAGAAAGATTTGACTTACAATTCTGTGAAAAGGCATCTTTTGGTCATCCAGGTTCTGCTAATAGTTTGCTTCCTTCCATATAGCATTTTTAAGCCCATTTTTTATGTTCTGCACCAGAGAGGGAACTGTCAGCAACTGAATTATTTAATCGAAATAAAAAACATCCTCACCTGTCTTGCATCAGCCAGAAGCAGCACAGAccccattatatttctttttttagataaaaCGTTCAAAAAGACACTATATAATCTCTTTACAAAATCTGATTCACCACATATACATCCCTATAGTTGACTTCTGACTAGAAAACACCAGCAAATAGAAAAGTGTTTGTATGGCGATTTAGGGATACTGGACTACATGATTAACAGGTCACAGCTTGATTGAGATAGCAGGCCCTAAGAAACCCTCTTTGGTTTTAGAAATAACCATAAAATTCACTTTCCAGCTCTACTAATACTGCAAGTTGAGATGTCAGAGACTTTCAGAGGCAAAAGTcaagcatattaaaaggatctCACTGCATATGAAAGCAAGAGACCATTTTCTCTTTCAACTCAACTGTGTATGCTTTTATTCAGAACAAAACATTTCATGACTGTAGGATAAAGCAGCAAATGGTTTatgacttttctcctttctaGTAGTGGCAATATAAGGGCCCACCTGGGCCTAGGGTTTTGTTGgtaactttaaaaatgagtaaaagaaaaaaagtcagtcagaAATTTCCTCACCAAAGTCCTATCTAGATGTATGAATAGTAGAGTGTAAAAAGCCAAGGCTTTATAAATGCCCTATTTTGTATTGTCTGCTCATGTTACTGTGAGACCAATAATCAGTGATTCCAGTATTTATTAAGCcagtgtttttatatatttgggttagGCTTGGTCGAAATAAAAGGCTAATACAATGTCATTATATGCCAATTTTCATCACATCTTGTAAATTTTCCTCTGTATTCAATATAAATAATGTGATTAATGACAAATAGTACCTGGCAAGTAGATATGCTCAatcaatttttatgaaaattaatgaatgagTGATAAGGGCAGTATAACAGTATTGTTGTTGAGAGACTGGTCTCTGGAGTTAGAGTCCCTGGGTTTGATCCTAGCTGAACCTCTTCTCTTACTTAGGCAGACAATCCTCAGCAACTTACTTACCCTCTTAAAGTGTTAAGTTCTTCATTTGTAGAATGGAGAAATACTACGTAATtcataggtactattattaaaTCAGTTGATGTTACTATTACGAGTAGCTGTCATTTACTAAGCATTTGCTATGGGCCAGGCACTCTGCCTCTATGCTTTGCATGTATTTTAGTCATCACCACCATAAAGGATGCCAATTTGCtgatgaaaaaactgaaagaCATAGATAAGTCACCCCAATTTTCTCCAATgtctaaataaatacttaaactgTAAGCATTTCTTGGTCATTTCTTTCTTCCGTGTAATCTTGTCAGGAAGATAAGTGATGGTGACTATATCCTGTGCTATGTAatgaaaaaacaatgtttttaatgtgtcttattttcccccaaagattGTACGTGCCTTTCGAGCTGtagtctgctttctctttctactcCCACGGTACTTGCATTGTCTGTTCAcataaaaaccagacaaaaagttaaatgaaactGAAGTTGAATAAATGTTCATGGTAACCTGTTACTTTGTTAGAGACTGCTTAAAGACCCATTTATTCTCTACCCAGTGATTTCTTCAGTGCTCAAAAAGAAGTTTAAAGTAAGTTCACGTAGCACTTCTAAGCCTTTAATCTCATAGCATGTTTTTTGTTCCTGAATTACAAATGTGAAACAGTACGCTGTACAGATTCCCCAAGAGCCATGTGTTCAAAGTCACTAGAGGTTTTTCTAACACATCtgcaaaattttcattaaaaaagaatcaaaaacaaacagtaaatatttcccCTCTTTTTTAGTTCAATGCTTAACTGAGAGAAGAACATGTCCAGAAAAAAGTCTGAAGTAAATGCATGctgacttcaaatatttttagtgtaCATCTATTCTTTTACAGCAGCAATCTAATTTCCGGCTGATTAATTTGCAGAGACAAAGGCAGACCTGGGAACTCCAGGCGATTTCCCTAAGTGCTGGCTGTAAACAGAGGTGTCCGATCACCGCTACCATTTTTACATAAGTGATACAGCATTAAATCTCACTGCAGTTcggagttttaaatatatatacatctcccctaaaaatcattattaaaaacatcactttggggcgcctgggtggctcagtcggttaagcatccggcttcggctcaggtcatgatctcatggttcgtgagttcgagccccgtgccaggcttaCAGCTCGGAGTGttgaccctgcttcagattctgtgtctccctctctcttggcccctcccccgctcacactctgtctcactgtctctcaaaaataaataaacataaaaaaattttttttaaaaatcactttaccTTGCCACaacttaagtaaaataaaaaacatattacCAAGGTAGAGtttcctacatttaaaaaaggcaggaaaagaggtGTACAATTTCTCCTTAAGTTACTCATTCTGATAGAAAACTCccattttaggggcacttggtggctcaggcagttgagtgtccagcttcggctcaggtcatgatctcacagttcaggagtgtgagccctgtgtcaggctctgtgctgacagctcagagcctggagcctgcttcggactctgtgtctccctctgtctctgcacctcccctgctcacactgtgtgtctctctctccttcaaaaataaatatttaaaaaaacctcccattttatttctctgcacTGAGATTACCATGTTTATCTTCAACACCACAGATACTTTCTTGAACAGGTAATTGTACATCATGTTGGATTTTTGTGTGTAATTGGCAAGCTGGCAATTCAATGTCatggttaatattttatatgaaatactaCTTTCTAAATTACTCTATCTTTAAAGTGTGCATTTCAGAAAAACAGTGCTCtaaaaatttgtattattatAGCTGATATAGGATATCATGTTATATGTtaggttatattagtttcaggtgcacagcatagTTATTTGATGATTCTGTACATCACTCAatgctcatcacgataagtgtagctaccatctgtccctatacaatgttattgactatatcccctatgctgtacttttcacctccatgactaatttattttataactggaagttcgtacttcttaacccccttcacctatttcgccCATCCCCTCACTCCCCTGCTGCCTGGAAACCACTGGTTtgagaaaaacaatgtttttagcATGTGAGTTAGTCAAACACAATTTCAGAAGCCCCAAATTTTGACTTCTTGGCCAGTGAGATTATACCTTAACTATAGAAGACAGGATTGACAAATGtctattttcccttttatccTTTCCATATACTCACTCTTGTTGAGGCAGCTTCCAAACCATTAATTGGGAACACAAACCATTAAGACTAGACAAAGCAACCTTAAGGACAAACTATTCAACCTGGAAGAATTTCTACTTCCTGGGCAGAAGAGGAAGATGTCAATCTCCCAT
The window above is part of the Panthera tigris isolate Pti1 chromosome X, P.tigris_Pti1_mat1.1, whole genome shotgun sequence genome. Proteins encoded here:
- the GPR82 gene encoding probable G-protein coupled receptor 82, producing MNNNSTCIQPSRISSMALPIIYTFLCIIGLFGNSLSQWVLTKIGKKTSTHIYLAHLVTANLLVCSAMPFMGIYFLKGFQWEYRSARCTVVNFLGTLSMHVSMFVSVLILSWIAISRYATLMKKDSVQETTSCYERVFYGHLLKKFRQPNFARKLCVYIWGVVLGIIIPVIIYYSVVEATKGEENVCYNRQTELGAVISQTAGLIGTTFIGFSFLVVLTSYYSFVSHLRKIRTCTSITEKDLTYNSVKRHLLVIQVLLIVCFLPYSIFKPIFYVLHQRGNCQQLNYLIEIKNILTCLASARSSTDPIIFLFLDKTFKKTLYNLFTKSDSPHIHPYS